One genomic region from Diabrotica undecimpunctata isolate CICGRU chromosome 9, icDiaUnde3, whole genome shotgun sequence encodes:
- the LOC140449862 gene encoding uncharacterized protein has translation MEVKQEFSEDTCKVEIEYIDVDDAFIDGFKCEIKEESNGQCTLDTYLDLEEYNTNTEIHQDRNRVPLNSFEENQKTEKSVIHEEKKIKIMETFCEHASQKGRYMSQHADEKTINNSIKAQTKPYKCAICFKQFNRTGNLKTHLKVHTGEKPYKCEICSKQFNQTGNFKRHLRVHTEEKLYKCEICFKQFSEVGSLKRHFREHTGEKPYKCEICSKQFNQTGHLKSHLKVHTREKPYKCEICSKQFNQTSNFKKHLRVHTGEKPYKCEICFKQFSETGTLKTHFRVHTGEKPYKCEICSKQFNRTSNLKTHLKVHTREKPYKCEICFKQFSGAGALKRHYRVHTGEKPYKCEICSKQFNQTGHLRTHLLVHAENNTQV, from the exons ATGGAAGTTAAACAAGAATTTAGTGAGGACACCTGTAAAGTAGAAATAGAGTATATTGACGTAGATGATGCTTTTATAGATGGCTTTAAATGTGAAATTAAGGAGGAATCCAATGGGCAATGTACACTTGACACATATTTAGATTTAGAGGAATATAATACAAATACTGAAATACACCAAGATAGAAATAGGGTTCCGCTTAAttcatttgaagaaaaccaaaaaactgaaaaaa GTGTTATTCATGAGGAGAAGAAAATTAAGATTATGGAAACATTTTGTGAACATGCATCACAAAAAGGACGTTATATGAGTCAACATGCCGATGAAAAAACTATAAATAACAGTATAAAAGCTCAGACTAAACCTTACAAATGTgcaatttgttttaaacagtttaacaGAACaggtaatttaaaaacacatttgaaggtgcacactggagaaaaaccttacaagtgtgaaatttgttcaaAGCAGTTTAACCAAACAGGTAATTTTaaaagacatttgagagtgcacactgaagaaaaactttacaagtgtgaaatttgttttaagcaatttagtgaagTAGGTTCTTTGAAAAGACATTTCAGAgagcacactggagaaaaaccttataagtgtgaaatttgttcaaAGCAGTTTAACCAAACAGGTCATTTAAAATCACATTTGAAGGTGCACACtcgagaaaaaccttacaagtgtgaaatttgttcaaAGCAGTTTAACCAAACaagtaattttaaaaaacatttgagagtgcacactggagaaaaaccttataagtgtgaaatttgttttaagcaatttagtgaaaCAGGTACTTTGAAAACACATTtcagagtgcacactggagaaaaaccttacaagtgtgaaatttgttcaaAGCAGTTTAACAGAACaagtaatttaaaaacacatttgaagGTGCACACtcgagaaaaaccttacaagtgtgaaatttgttttaagcaatttagtggaGCAGGTGCTTTGAAAAGACATTacagagtgcacactggagaaaaaccttataagtgtgaaatttgttcaaAGCAGTTTAACCAAACAGGTCATTTGAGAACACATTTGCTAGTGCATGCTGAAAACAATActcaagtgtga
- the Ndc1 gene encoding nucleoporin Ndc1 encodes MNSNLTTPSFTHKDLLLKKLYYSVICSVLSQLVLLQLYVFVSTFNLFHPIQWILESITTFTSFRTWLFTVPFLGIIFAQSVICAKDYVFKSTYCSTRFQKFISAFSLHNLVLLFLHILAGPALIWLFLSLGGGQFQNITSIAENKVYVLNEGSFFLVLSGLWTGFFYFIKVYMAEKHLAFPVIHQRKWLQFKTQVVPLLKNSFSLSIWPTVTFIIFYMVWGSTFSAGFSSSFGLENVDKISGIFVYLNLWCFTAIYYFNMHLMKFFFNLFLTEHIEFPLCKLSETSFNLQDSLSMSDLPIIQNLACLDLYNLAQWSKERRQVFYTLSQPGGHPYNWNALVENVLKLFTEYIVLLNKSTESADSKPAVVPPTPPMVTTPVQSPDMFTNLSPMPSPDKFRNLRNMSVISDPCLADVLSVTQKSGPKFELPEAVVSVFNKKINSFVTIARVVLGIDFFFGELPQANIQKCLANGLIIIWTSQGISELTCAAMTEDRYGIVQKDIPALVSTLVDLKQNLDKLSKISALTKKIAGQDDFNYKMKVAVIAAVQRSLFKICLTYKEYLDELPLSKGVKIYLQGIKS; translated from the coding sequence ATGAATTCTAACCTAACAACACCATCTTTTACACACAAAGATTTATTGCTTAAAAAACTGTATTACTCAGTGATTTGCAGTGTACTTTCTCAGCTGGTTTTACTGCAGTTGTATGTGTTCGTGTCAACTTTTAATCTGTTTCATCCCATACAATGGATTTTGGAGTCTATAACAACTTTTACATCATTTAGAACATGGTTGTTCACAGTGCCATTTCTAGGCATTATATTCGCTCAAAGCGTTATATGCGCTAAAGATTATGTGTTTAAATCAACTTACTGCTCCACGAGATTTCAAAAGTTTATTTCTGCATTTTCACTACATAATCTAGTACTTCTGTTTTTACACATTTTAGCAGGACCTGCTTTAATATGGTTATTTTTATCACTGGGCGGAGGACAATTCCAGAACATTACAAGTATAGCTGAAAACAAAGTGTATGTCCTTAATGAAGGTAGTTTTTTCTTAGTTTTAAGTGGATTGTGGACAGGatttttttactttataaaaGTATATATGGCAGAAAAACATTTAGCTTTTCCAGTTATACATCAAAGAAAGTGGTTACAGTTCAAAACACAAGTTGTACCCTTGTTAAAAAATAGTTTTAGTTTGTCAATTTGGCCAACAGtaactttcattattttttatatggtaTGGGGAAGTACATTTAGTGCGGGTTTTAGTAGTTCATTTGGATTAGAAAATGTAGATAAAATCAGtggcatttttgtttatttgaatCTCTGGTGTTTCACTGCTATATATTACTTTAATATGCACTTAatgaagttcttttttaatttatttttaactgaACATATAGAATTTCCTCTTTGTAAGCTATCAGAGACATCTTTCAATCTGCAGGACAGTTTAAGTATGTCAGATCTTCCTATAATACAAAATTTAGCATGTTTGGATTTATACAACCTAGCACAGTGGTCTAAAGAAAGAAGGCAAGTGTTTTATACCTTGTCACAACCAGGAGGCCACCCATACAACTGGAATGCTTTAGTAGAAAATGTTTTGAAACTGTTTACTGAATACATCGTTCTTCTTAATAAATCTACTGAAAGTGCAGACAGCAAACCAGCAGTAGTACCACCAACACCACCAATGGTAACAACTCCTGTACAGTCACCTGATATGTTTACAAATTTAAGTCCTATGCCATCACCTGATAAATTTAGAAACCTCAGGAATATGTCAGTAATATCAGATCCTTGCTTGGCAGATGTTCTTAGTGTTACTCAAAAAAGTGGACCTAAGTTTGAGCTACCTGAAGCTGTTGTTTcagtatttaataaaaaaatcaatagttTTGTTACTATAGCTAGAGTTGTATTAGGTATTGATTTCTTTTTTGGTGAACTACCTCAAGCTAACATTCAAAAATGCCTAGCCAATGGCCTTATAATAATCTGGACCAGTCAAGGCATTTCCGAATTGACTTGTGCTGCTATGACAGAAGACAGATATGGTATTGTTCAAAAGGATATCCCAGCTTTAGTATCTACTTTAGTTGATTTGAAACAGAATCTGGATAAATTAAGTAAAATATCAGCTTTAACGAAGAAAATTGCTGGCCAGGatgattttaattataaaatgaaaGTGGCAGTAATTGCAGCTGTTCAGAGGAGCTTGTTTAAGATATGTTTAACTTATAAGGAGTACCTTGATGAGTTGCCGTTAAGTAAAGGAGTTAAGATTTATCTTCAGGGTATTAAAAGTTGA
- the LOC140449864 gene encoding mitochondrial pyruvate carrier 1-like yields the protein MASLTKKLVEQLKSKEFRSYLMSTHFWGPVANWGIPLAAISDFRKDPKFISPTMTVALCFYSAIFMRFAWKVQPQNMLLFACHFTNEGAQLVQLTRSINYKLSKGATSEDKQEPPKK from the exons ATGGCTTCATTAACGAAAAAATTAGTTGAACAACTAAAATCTAAAGAATTCAGAAGTTACTTAATGAG tACACATTTTTGGGGGCCTGTAGCAAATTGGGGTATACCACTAGCAGCAATTTCAGATTTTAGAAAGGATCCTAAGTTTATAAGTCCCACGATGACAGTAG CTTTATGTTTCTACTCTGCTATTTTCATGAGGTTCGCTTGGAAAGTTCAACCCCAAAACATGTTGCTTTTTGCCTGCCATTTTACAAATGAAGGAGCTCAACTAGTGCAATTAACTAGAAGCATAAACTACAAATTAAGTAAGGGTGCAACTAGTGAAGATAAACAAGAACCACCAAAGAAGTGA